In Streptococcus sp. SN-1, a single genomic region encodes these proteins:
- the tehB gene encoding SAM-dependent methyltransferase TehB — MEKLVAYKRMPLWTKETMPEAVQQKHNTKVGTWGKITVLKGTLKFIELTEDGEVLAEHLFEAGADNPMAQPQAWHRVEAVTDDVEWYLEFYCKPEDYFPKKYSTNPVHSEVLEAMQTVKPGKALDLGCGQGRNSLFLAQQGFDVTAVDQNELALEILQSIVEQEDLDMPVGLYDINSASIGQEYDFIVSTVVLMFLQADRIPAIIQNMQEQTSIGGYNLIVCAMDTEDYPCSVNFPFTFKEGELADYYKDWELVKYNENPGHLHRRDENGNRIQLHFATMLAKKIK, encoded by the coding sequence ATGGAAAAATTAGTTGCCTATAAACGTATGCCCTTGTGGACTAAAGAAACCATGCCAGAGGCGGTTCAACAGAAACACAATACCAAGGTCGGGACTTGGGGCAAGATTACTGTTTTGAAAGGAACTCTCAAGTTTATTGAATTGACAGAGGATGGTGAGGTTCTAGCTGAGCATCTCTTTGAAGCAGGAGCTGACAATCCCATGGCACAACCACAAGCTTGGCACCGAGTGGAGGCTGTAACAGATGATGTGGAGTGGTACTTGGAATTTTATTGTAAACCTGAGGATTATTTCCCTAAGAAATACAGTACCAATCCTGTTCATTCAGAGGTCTTAGAGGCTATGCAGACAGTAAAACCAGGGAAAGCCTTGGATTTGGGCTGTGGTCAAGGCCGTAATTCTCTCTTTTTAGCCCAACAAGGTTTTGATGTGACAGCTGTGGATCAAAATGAACTGGCCCTTGAAATCTTACAAAGCATTGTGGAGCAGGAAGACCTGGATATGCCTGTTGGTCTTTACGATATCAATTCAGCTAGCATCGGGCAAGAGTATGATTTTATCGTATCAACTGTTGTTCTCATGTTTCTACAAGCAGACCGTATTCCAGCTATTATTCAAAATATGCAGGAGCAAACTAGTATTGGTGGCTACAACCTTATCGTCTGTGCCATGGACACGGAAGATTATCCTTGCTCAGTGAACTTCCCATTCACATTTAAAGAAGGGGAATTGGCAGACTATTACAAGGACTGGGAATTGGTTAAGTACAATGAAAATCCAGGCCATTTGCACCGTCGTGACGAAAATGGCAATCGTATTCAACTACACTTTGCGACCATGCTAGCTAAAAAAATCAAATAA
- the smpB gene encoding SsrA-binding protein SmpB yields MAKGEGKVVAQNKKARHDYTIVDTLEAGMVLTGTEIKSVRAARINLKDGFAQVKNGEVWLSNVHIAPYEEGNIWNQEPERRRKLLLHKKQIQKLEQETKGTGMTLVPLKVYIKDGYAKLLLGLAKGKHDYDKRESIKRREQNRDIARVMKAVNQR; encoded by the coding sequence ATGGCAAAGGGCGAGGGAAAGGTCGTCGCACAAAATAAAAAGGCACGCCACGACTATACAATCGTAGATACGCTAGAGGCAGGGATGGTCCTGACTGGAACTGAAATCAAGAGTGTACGAGCTGCTCGAATCAATCTCAAGGATGGCTTTGCTCAAGTGAAAAATGGAGAAGTTTGGTTGAGCAATGTCCATATCGCGCCTTACGAAGAGGGTAATATCTGGAATCAAGAACCAGAACGCCGTCGCAAACTCTTACTCCATAAAAAGCAAATCCAAAAGTTGGAGCAAGAGACTAAAGGTACAGGAATGACCCTGGTTCCCCTTAAAGTCTATATCAAAGATGGTTACGCTAAACTCCTTTTAGGTCTAGCTAAAGGGAAGCATGACTATGATAAACGGGAGTCTATCAAACGTCGTGAGCAGAATCGCGATATTGCGCGCGTGATGAAAGCTGTTAATCAGCGATAA
- the rnr gene encoding ribonuclease R yields MKDRIKEYLQDKGKVTVNDLAQALGKDGSKDFRELIKTLSLMERKHQIRFEEDGSLTLEVKKKHEITLKGIFHAHKNGFGFVTLEGEEEDLFVGKNDVNYAIDGDTVEVVIKKVADRNKGTAAEAKIIDILEHSLTTVVGQIVPDQEKPKYAGYIRSKNQKISQPIYVKKPVLKLEGTEVIKVIIDKYPSKKHDFFVASVLDVVGHSTDVGIDVLEVLESMDIVSEFPEAVVKEAESAPDVPSQKDMEGRLDLRNEITFTIDGADAKDLDDAVHIKALKNGNLELGVHIADVSYYVTEGSALDKEALNRATSVYVTDRVVPMLPERLSNGICSLNPQVDRLTQSAIMEIDKDGRVVNYTITQTVIKTSFRMTYSDVNDILAGDEEKRQEYHKIVPSIELMAKLHETLENMRVKRGALNFDTNEAKILVDKQGKPVDIVLRKRGIAERMIESFMLMANETVAEHFSKLELPFIYRIHEEPKAEKVQKFIDYASSFGLRIYGTASEISQEALQDIMRTVEGEPYADVLSMMLLRSMQQARYSEHNHGHYGLAADYYTHFTSPIRRYPDLLVHRMVRDYGRSKEIAEYFEQVIPEIATQSSNRERRAIEAEREVEAMKKAEYMEEYVGEEYDAVVSSIVKFGLFVELPNTVEGLIHITNLPEFYHFNERDLTLRGEKSGTTFRVGQQIRIRVERADKMTGEIDFSYIPSEFDVIEKGLKQSSRNDRGRGSSRRSDKKEDKRKSGRSNDKCKHSQKDKKKKGKKPFYKEVAKKGAKHGKGRGKGRRTK; encoded by the coding sequence ATGAAAGATAGAATAAAAGAATATTTGCAAGATAAGGGAAAGGTGACGGTCAATGACTTGGCTCAGGCTTTGGGAAAAGACGGGTCCAAGGATTTTCGTGAGTTGATTAAAACCTTGTCCCTAATGGAAAGAAAGCATCAGATACGCTTTGAGGAAGATGGTAGTCTGACTTTGGAAGTCAAGAAAAAACATGAGATTACTCTAAAGGGGATTTTTCATGCCCATAAAAATGGCTTTGGCTTTGTCACCCTAGAAGGAGAAGAGGAGGACCTTTTTGTAGGAAAAAACGATGTCAACTATGCTATTGATGGTGATACCGTTGAGGTCGTCATCAAGAAAGTCGCTGACCGAAACAAGGGAACAGCAGCTGAAGCCAAAATTATTGATATCCTAGAGCACAGTTTGACAACTGTTGTCGGCCAAATCGTTCCAGATCAGGAAAAGCCTAAGTATGCTGGCTACATCCGTTCGAAAAATCAGAAAATCAGTCAACCGATTTATGTTAAGAAACCAGTCCTAAAACTAGAAGGAACAGAAGTTATCAAGGTAATTATCGATAAATACCCAAGCAAGAAACATGATTTCTTTGTCGCTAGTGTCCTCGATGTGGTGGGGCACTCGACGGATGTTGGGATTGATGTCCTTGAGGTTTTGGAGTCTATGGACATTGTATCCGAGTTTCCAGAGGCTGTTGTCAAGGAAGCAGAAAGTGCGCCTGATGTTCCGTCTCAAAAGGATATGGAAGGTCGTCTGGACCTGAGAAATGAGATTACTTTTACCATTGATGGTGCGGATGCCAAGGACTTGGACGATGCGGTGCATATCAAGGCCTTGAAAAATGGCAATCTGGAACTCGGGGTTCACATAGCAGATGTTTCCTATTATGTGACTGAGGGTTCTGCTCTTGACAAGGAAGCCCTTAACCGCGCAACTTCTGTCTATGTGACAGACCGTGTGGTCCCAATGCTTCCAGAACGACTGTCAAATGGTATCTGCTCTCTCAATCCTCAAGTTGACCGCCTGACCCAGTCAGCTATTATGGAGATTGATAAAGATGGTCGTGTGGTCAACTACACCATTACTCAAACGGTTATCAAGACAAGCTTCCGTATGACTTATAGTGATGTCAATGATATCCTGGCAGGCGACGAGGAAAAGAGACAAGAATATCATAAAATTGTACCAAGTATTGAACTTATGGCTAAGCTCCATGAAACTCTAGAAAACATGCGTGTGAAACGTGGAGCCCTCAATTTCGATACCAATGAAGCCAAGATTTTAGTGGATAAACAAGGTAAGCCTGTTGATATCGTTCTTCGTAAGCGTGGCATTGCCGAGCGCATGATTGAGTCCTTTATGTTGATGGCCAATGAAACAGTTGCCGAGCACTTTAGCAAGTTGGAGCTACCTTTTATTTATCGTATCCATGAGGAGCCAAAGGCTGAAAAAGTTCAGAAGTTTATTGATTATGCTTCGAGTTTTGGCTTGCGCATTTATGGAACTGCCAGTGAGATTAGCCAGGAGGCCCTCCAAGACATCATGCGTACTGTTGAGGGAGAACCTTATGCAGATGTCTTGTCCATGATGCTTCTTCGCTCTATGCAGCAGGCACGCTATTCAGAGCACAATCACGGGCATTATGGTCTAGCGGCTGATTATTACACTCACTTTACCAGTCCGATTCGTCGTTATCCAGACCTTCTTGTTCACCGTATGGTTCGGGATTACGGCCGTTCTAAGGAAATAGCAGAGTATTTTGAGCAAGTGATTCCAGAGATTGCGACCCAGTCTTCCAACCGTGAACGTCGTGCCATTGAGGCTGAACGTGAAGTCGAAGCCATGAAAAAGGCTGAGTACATGGAAGAATACGTGGGCGAAGAGTACGATGCGGTTGTGTCTAGCATCGTTAAATTCGGTCTCTTTGTTGAATTGCCGAATACAGTTGAGGGCTTGATTCACATCACTAATCTACCTGAATTTTATCATTTCAATGAACGTGATTTGACTCTTCGTGGGGAAAAATCGGGGACAACCTTCCGTGTAGGTCAACAGATTCGTATTCGGGTTGAAAGAGCGGATAAGATGACAGGTGAAATTGACTTCTCTTACATTCCAAGTGAATTTGATGTGATTGAAAAAGGCTTGAAACAGTCTAGTCGAAATGACAGAGGGCGTGGTTCAAGTCGTCGTTCAGATAAGAAGGAAGATAAGAGAAAATCAGGACGCTCAAATGATAAGTGCAAGCATTCACAAAAAGACAAGAAGAAAAAAGGGAAGAAACCCTTTTACAAAGAAGTAGCTAAGAAAGGAGCCAAGCATGGCAAAGGGCGAGGGAAAGGTCGTCGCACAAAATAA
- the secG gene encoding preprotein translocase subunit SecG: MYNLLLTILLVLSVVIVIAIFMQPTKNQSSNVFDASSGDLFERSKARGFEAVMQRLTGILVFFWLAIALALTVLSSR; the protein is encoded by the coding sequence ATGTATAACCTATTATTAACCATTTTATTAGTATTATCTGTTGTGATTGTGATTGCGATTTTCATGCAACCAACCAAAAATCAATCCAGCAATGTATTTGATGCCAGCTCAGGTGATTTGTTTGAACGCAGTAAAGCACGCGGTTTTGAAGCTGTAATGCAGCGTTTGACAGGGATTTTAGTCTTTTTCTGGCTAGCCATTGCCTTAGCATTGACGGTATTATCAAGTAGATAA
- the rpmG gene encoding 50S ribosomal protein L33 produces MRVKINLKCSSCGSINYLTSKNSKTHPDKIEVLKYCPKERKVTLHLESK; encoded by the coding sequence GTGCGAGTAAAAATTAATCTAAAATGCTCCTCTTGTGGCAGTATCAATTACCTAACCAGTAAAAATTCAAAAACTCATCCAGACAAGATTGAGGTTTTAAAGTATTGTCCCAAGGAAAGAAAAGTAACCCTACATCTTGAATCTAAGTAG
- the coaE gene encoding dephospho-CoA kinase (Dephospho-CoA kinase (CoaE) performs the final step in coenzyme A biosynthesis.), which translates to MGKIIGITGGIASGKSTVTNFLRKQGFQVVDADAVVHQLQKPGGRLFEALVKHFGQEIILENGELNRPILASLIFSNPEEREWSRITQGEIIREELATLRDQLAQTEEIFFMDIPLLFEQAYSAWFDETWLVYVDRDVQVERLMKRDHLSKDEAESRLAAQWPLEKKKDLASHVLNNNGNQDQLLTQVFSLLEGGRQDERD; encoded by the coding sequence AAAAATCATTGGAATCACTGGGGGAATTGCCTCTGGTAAGTCAACTGTGACAAATTTTCTAAGAAAGCAAGGTTTTCAAGTAGTGGATGCCGACGCAGTCGTCCACCAACTACAGAAACCTGGTGGTCGTCTGTTTGAGGCTCTAGTCAAGCACTTTGGGCAAGAAATCATCCTTGAAAACGGAGAACTTAATCGCCCTATCCTAGCTAGTCTTATCTTTTCAAATCCTGAAGAACGGGAATGGTCTAGGATAACTCAAGGGGAGATTATTCGTGAGGAGCTAGCTACGTTGAGAGACCAGTTGGCTCAGACAGAAGAGATTTTCTTCATGGATATTCCCCTACTTTTTGAGCAGGCCTACAGCGCTTGGTTTGATGAGACTTGGTTGGTCTATGTGGATAGAGATGTCCAAGTAGAACGTCTAATGAAAAGAGACCACTTGTCCAAAGATGAAGCTGAGTCTCGTCTGGCAGCCCAGTGGCCTTTAGAGAAAAAGAAAGATTTGGCCAGCCATGTTTTAAACAACAATGGAAATCAGGACCAGCTTCTTACTCAGGTGTTCTCCCTGCTTGAGGGAGGTAGGCAAGATGAAAGAGATTAA